A stretch of Salvelinus alpinus chromosome 4, SLU_Salpinus.1, whole genome shotgun sequence DNA encodes these proteins:
- the LOC139572767 gene encoding protein S100-A16-like, with protein sequence MESAIQTVVGVYLKSAKGKDSLGDKDFQGLVNKQLGNIMTGTDSSSAVKEMRKGLDENKDGKVSFQEYMTLIGYVANTLSEQRTAANTPAS encoded by the exons ATGGAGTCGGCCATCCAGACAGTGGTAGGAGTGTATCTGAAGTCTGCCAAAGGGAAGGACAGTCTCGGAGATAAGGACTTCCAGGGCCTCGTCAATAAACAGCTCGGCAACATCATGACT GGAACAGACAGTTCCTCTGCAGTGAAGGAGATGCGTAAGGGTTTGGACGAAAACAAAGATGGGAAGGTCAGCTTCCAGGAATACATGACTCTGATTGGCTACGTGGCAAACACCCTCAGCGAGCAGAGGACTGCAGCCAACACACCTGCCTCATAG
- the LOC139572768 gene encoding protein S100-A11-like — protein sequence MESAIDVLVSQFKAFAGSDGSSDTLSRDEFQSLVKTQLPNFVKNAGDPAVIDRLMDSIDENNDGELTFLEFWQLIGRLANQHGGFIQ from the exons ATGGAGTCAGCCATTGATGTACTCGTGTCCCAGTTCAAGGCGTTTGCTGGAAGTGATGGATCCTCAGACACACTGAGCAGAGATGAGTTCCAGAGCCTGGTCAAAACACAACTCCCCAACTTCGTTAAG AACGCTGGTGACCCAGCTGTCATCGACCGACTCATGGACTCAATTGACGAGAACAACGACGGAGAGCTCACCTTCCTGGAGTTCTGGCAGCTGATTGGACGACTAGCAAATCAACACGGCGGCTTTATCCAATAG